One Owenweeksia hongkongensis DSM 17368 genomic region harbors:
- a CDS encoding ammonium transporter, which produces MSRKINFIVLSILVVFCAFTATGYQELSTQIDKADTAWMLVSSAFVLLMTPGLSFFYGGMINKKNVISTMLQSFVALGVISVLWVIIGFSLAFGESLGGIIGNPLTYLNFKNVGIEPNPDFAPTIPFLLYALFQLKFAIITPALITGSFAGRIRFRSYILFMVLFSLLIYSPLAHMTWHPEGLFRKWGVLDFAGGTVVHMSAGFAALAGAIYLGKRKIEIGEHANVPHVILGTGLLWFGWFGFNAGSALGVNGDAVIAFANTNIASATAMITWLFYERMLGRKMSAIGACIGAVVGLVAITPAAGFVNIGQSVLIGFIASIISNWMIHLQHKSGIDDTLDVFPSHGIGGIVGMLLTGILASKVGLIYGETTTFYAHLIALLITAIFTFGGSYILFKVVDILLRMRVRPDQEERGLDLSQHGEQLE; this is translated from the coding sequence ATGAGCAGAAAAATCAACTTTATCGTACTATCAATTTTGGTAGTATTTTGTGCTTTTACGGCCACCGGATATCAAGAACTAAGTACGCAGATAGACAAAGCCGACACGGCATGGATGCTTGTTTCCAGCGCATTTGTGTTATTAATGACTCCCGGTCTCTCCTTCTTTTACGGGGGAATGATCAACAAAAAAAATGTGATTTCAACCATGCTTCAGAGTTTTGTTGCATTGGGTGTGATCAGTGTACTTTGGGTTATCATTGGTTTCAGTTTAGCTTTTGGGGAAAGCCTTGGTGGAATTATTGGTAATCCCTTAACATACCTCAACTTCAAAAATGTAGGTATAGAACCCAACCCCGATTTTGCACCTACCATCCCCTTTCTGCTTTATGCACTTTTTCAACTGAAGTTTGCCATTATTACACCAGCCCTTATCACGGGAAGTTTTGCTGGCCGAATTCGCTTTCGCAGCTACATCCTTTTTATGGTCCTTTTCAGTTTATTAATTTATAGTCCTTTGGCTCATATGACCTGGCACCCGGAAGGACTTTTTAGAAAATGGGGAGTTCTGGATTTTGCAGGCGGAACTGTCGTTCATATGTCTGCTGGTTTTGCTGCTCTTGCAGGAGCTATTTATCTAGGCAAACGAAAGATAGAAATCGGGGAACATGCAAATGTTCCTCATGTAATACTCGGTACTGGCCTATTGTGGTTTGGTTGGTTTGGTTTCAACGCAGGGTCTGCACTTGGCGTGAATGGAGATGCTGTAATAGCTTTTGCAAATACCAACATTGCCTCCGCCACCGCTATGATTACGTGGTTATTTTACGAAAGAATGCTTGGTCGGAAAATGTCCGCGATTGGTGCCTGTATTGGCGCAGTAGTGGGCTTAGTGGCAATTACCCCTGCCGCTGGATTTGTAAATATTGGCCAATCCGTACTTATTGGTTTTATTGCTTCAATCATTTCTAATTGGATGATTCACCTTCAGCATAAATCTGGAATTGATGATACGCTTGATGTTTTCCCGAGCCACGGCATTGGTGGTATTGTGGGAATGCTACTAACAGGAATTTTGGCTTCTAAGGTGGGCTTAATTTATGGTGAAACCACTACTTTTTATGCACACCTTATTGCCCTGCTAATCACCGCCATATTCACTTTTGGTGGAAGCTATATTCTATTTAAAGTAGTTGATATCCTTTTAAGGATGCGCGTTCGCCCCGACCAAGAAGAAAGAGGCTTAGACCTAAGCCAACATGGCGAACAACTGGAATAA
- a CDS encoding LytR/AlgR family response regulator transcription factor yields the protein MDCIIIEDQAPAQRVLKKYIADIGTLSLKGTFNSAIPAVEFLAKEKVDLIFLDIHLPKISGMDFLKTLAHPPAVIFTTAFSDYAVQSYEMGVVDYLVKPFSFERFLKAVAKVNSVSVQIASAADESHDFYIKSGYEYIKVNSEDVIFIQSDMDYTEVNLATKKLLSPETLQNWEQKLAGYNFIRVHKSYLINASKIEKIAGNQVFLSEGFTAPIGRAYKEDFLARVVK from the coding sequence ATGGATTGTATCATCATAGAAGATCAAGCTCCAGCCCAGCGCGTACTCAAAAAATACATTGCTGATATTGGGACGCTTTCGCTAAAAGGCACCTTCAATAGCGCGATTCCGGCCGTTGAGTTTTTGGCCAAAGAAAAAGTGGATTTGATCTTCCTTGACATTCACTTGCCCAAGATTTCGGGTATGGATTTTCTAAAAACTCTCGCACATCCACCAGCTGTGATTTTTACCACGGCATTTTCTGATTATGCAGTGCAGAGCTATGAAATGGGAGTTGTAGATTATTTGGTAAAACCCTTCTCTTTTGAGCGTTTTTTGAAAGCTGTGGCTAAAGTAAATTCGGTTTCTGTCCAAATTGCATCAGCTGCAGACGAGAGCCATGATTTTTATATTAAATCGGGTTATGAATACATCAAAGTGAATAGTGAGGATGTGATTTTCATTCAGTCGGACATGGACTATACCGAAGTAAATCTGGCAACTAAAAAACTGCTAAGCCCCGAAACTTTACAAAATTGGGAGCAAAAGCTTGCGGGCTACAACTTTATTCGGGTACACAAATCCTATCTTATAAATGCTTCAAAAATTGAGAAGATAGCCGGCAATCAAGTGTTCCTTTCAGAAGGATTTACAGCTCCAATTGGGAGAGCTTACAAAGAAGATTTTTTGGCTAGGGTGGTGAAGTGA
- a CDS encoding ArsO family NAD(P)H-dependent flavin-containing monooxygenase, translated as MLHYSENKIYDTIIIGGGQAGLSVAYFIKRTSSNYLILDDQSEPGGAWLHTWDSLNLFSPSQYSSLSGWQMPPCKKEYPTKYELLTYLAEYEKRYDFPVLRNTSVSQVSKSEEVFQVETNQGKFYCKSLVSATGTSKNPFIPAHPNANDFKGRQIHSVDYRNTNDLIGKKVIVVGGGNSGAQILAEVSKVASTKWVTLNEPIFLPEHIDGRHLFAAANDKYFNKQAEESGPKISLSNIVQVESVREGLKRGVFKDHRPFKAFYENGVIWNDDTKEPFDVIIWCTGFKANLSHLEKLDIIDNNRTETNYTRSVQQPGLWLVGYGNWTGFASATIFGVGKTAKHTAKEIVSFLETKKAE; from the coding sequence ATGCTTCACTATTCAGAAAACAAGATTTACGACACCATCATTATTGGGGGTGGTCAGGCCGGATTATCGGTTGCTTATTTCATTAAAAGAACAAGCTCCAATTATTTAATATTGGACGACCAGAGTGAACCGGGTGGTGCATGGCTTCACACCTGGGATAGCCTGAATTTATTCTCTCCATCACAGTACAGCTCGCTTTCTGGCTGGCAAATGCCGCCTTGCAAAAAAGAATATCCCACCAAATATGAACTCCTAACTTATTTAGCGGAGTACGAAAAACGTTATGACTTCCCGGTTTTGAGAAACACTTCGGTAAGTCAGGTTTCTAAAAGTGAGGAAGTCTTTCAAGTTGAAACGAATCAAGGAAAATTTTACTGCAAAAGCTTGGTAAGTGCAACTGGCACCTCTAAGAATCCTTTTATTCCAGCACACCCTAATGCCAACGATTTTAAAGGAAGACAAATACATTCGGTAGACTACCGAAATACTAATGATTTGATTGGCAAAAAAGTAATAGTTGTGGGTGGTGGAAACTCTGGAGCTCAGATTTTGGCCGAAGTTTCAAAAGTGGCCTCTACAAAGTGGGTCACATTAAACGAGCCCATATTTTTACCTGAACACATTGATGGCCGTCATTTATTTGCTGCAGCCAATGATAAGTATTTCAACAAACAGGCGGAAGAATCTGGTCCTAAAATTTCCTTGAGTAATATCGTACAAGTAGAAAGTGTCAGGGAAGGTTTGAAAAGAGGTGTCTTTAAGGACCACAGGCCGTTCAAAGCCTTTTATGAAAACGGTGTGATTTGGAATGATGACACCAAAGAACCATTCGATGTAATAATCTGGTGTACTGGTTTTAAAGCAAACTTGAGCCATTTAGAAAAGCTGGACATAATTGATAACAACAGGACCGAAACCAATTACACCCGCTCCGTACAACAACCCGGGCTGTGGCTGGTAGGCTATGGTAATTGGACGGGGTTTGCTTCCGCTACCATTTTTGGAGTAGGAAAAACAGCAAAGCATACTGCCAAGGAAATTGTGTCATTTCTTGAAACAAAAAAAGCAGAATGA
- a CDS encoding SMI1/KNR4 family protein has product MDKIIDKYLDEIITLDLNSRPIKIEPEMADKNADQYQEWNKWFPIKSTVTDKELQELEKEIGYKLPDSYKSFLKHKHFYEFYIAECSFCSHPVNTWRVELMKMIFNDYPSENLIETGRIPFASWSDWGLLCFDTTLKCENFEYPIVLWDHEVYDEFQLQYENFENMMIELAQEHEEQRG; this is encoded by the coding sequence TTGGACAAAATAATTGACAAATATCTGGATGAAATAATCACTCTTGACTTAAATTCAAGACCGATTAAAATAGAACCTGAAATGGCAGATAAAAATGCTGACCAATATCAGGAATGGAATAAATGGTTTCCGATAAAAAGTACAGTAACTGATAAAGAGTTGCAAGAGTTAGAAAAAGAAATTGGATATAAACTTCCAGATAGCTACAAGAGTTTTCTAAAGCATAAGCATTTTTACGAATTCTATATTGCTGAGTGTTCTTTCTGTTCACATCCAGTAAATACGTGGCGTGTGGAATTAATGAAAATGATATTTAACGATTATCCAAGTGAAAATTTAATTGAGACAGGGAGAATTCCATTTGCCAGTTGGAGCGATTGGGGACTTTTATGCTTTGACACTACTTTAAAGTGTGAAAATTTCGAATATCCAATTGTACTTTGGGACCACGAAGTTTATGATGAGTTTCAATTACAATATGAGAATTTTGAAAATATGATGATTGAATTAGCTCAAGAACACGAAGAACAGCGCGGATAA
- a CDS encoding GH3 family domain-containing protein, giving the protein MSLFGTLVKGGIKLNHALSFDNENAAEQQEKQLRLLLKKAKDTAFGKYYGFAEMLKADDVIKAFQAEVPLFDYHQMHEAWWQKQQEHPDISWPGKPEFFALSSGTTGKSSKRIPITDEFLQSMKDVGTSLIKSIPEFDFPEELFESEVLMLSSSANLSKNESGHLEGEISGINVSNFPGWYDVFYRPGKEIASITDWDERVQRIAEEAPNWNIGAIAGIPSWVLLMLQKVIEHNDLKNIHEIWPNLTVYASGGVAFETYRKDFEAISGKPITIIDTYLASEGFFSYTAHPNTMDMRLALEHGYFYEFIPFDERGVDEHGGLLENPVIHTISEVELDQEYVLIVSTCAGAWRYQIGDVVKFTNLEPHEIKITGRTKFFLNVVGSQLSEEKMDDAILEVSKALDITVNEYSVAAIKNEEGEYIHQWVVVSEMEIDENAFAEKLDDSLKEANKNYGVARSKALKGIRVKGIGKETYHNFLAKGKKKGGQVKTPKVMNEERMKGFLEFIQTA; this is encoded by the coding sequence ATGTCCTTATTTGGAACGCTCGTAAAGGGAGGTATTAAGTTAAATCACGCACTCAGTTTTGACAATGAGAATGCTGCGGAGCAACAAGAAAAGCAGCTTCGCCTATTATTGAAAAAAGCCAAAGACACTGCTTTTGGAAAGTATTATGGTTTTGCAGAAATGCTAAAAGCGGATGATGTAATAAAAGCTTTTCAAGCGGAGGTTCCTCTTTTTGACTATCACCAGATGCACGAAGCTTGGTGGCAAAAGCAACAAGAGCATCCAGATATTAGTTGGCCGGGTAAGCCCGAATTTTTTGCGCTAAGCAGTGGTACCACGGGTAAAAGTAGCAAGCGCATCCCCATTACAGATGAGTTTTTGCAAAGCATGAAAGATGTAGGAACATCGCTCATAAAGTCAATTCCTGAGTTTGATTTCCCCGAAGAGTTGTTTGAAAGTGAAGTGCTGATGCTGAGCAGTAGTGCTAATCTCAGCAAAAATGAAAGCGGCCATTTAGAGGGCGAAATTAGCGGAATAAATGTGAGCAATTTTCCTGGTTGGTATGATGTGTTTTATCGTCCGGGAAAGGAAATAGCCTCCATCACCGACTGGGACGAGCGCGTGCAACGAATTGCTGAAGAAGCTCCCAACTGGAATATTGGGGCTATAGCCGGCATACCTTCTTGGGTGTTGCTTATGTTGCAAAAAGTGATAGAGCATAATGACCTGAAAAATATTCATGAGATTTGGCCAAATCTTACCGTTTATGCTAGTGGTGGTGTGGCCTTTGAAACCTATCGTAAAGATTTTGAAGCGATTTCAGGAAAACCAATTACCATCATTGATACCTATTTAGCTTCCGAGGGTTTCTTTTCCTATACGGCTCATCCCAACACTATGGACATGCGATTGGCCTTGGAGCACGGCTATTTTTATGAGTTTATTCCTTTTGATGAACGCGGAGTAGATGAACATGGGGGCTTGCTTGAAAATCCTGTGATTCACACCATAAGTGAGGTGGAGCTGGATCAGGAATATGTTCTTATAGTGAGCACCTGTGCCGGTGCTTGGCGATACCAAATTGGGGATGTGGTGAAGTTTACCAACCTGGAACCGCATGAAATAAAAATTACCGGACGCACCAAGTTCTTTTTAAATGTGGTTGGTTCACAGCTTTCTGAAGAAAAGATGGACGATGCTATTTTGGAAGTTTCTAAGGCGCTGGATATTACGGTAAACGAATATTCGGTGGCAGCCATAAAAAATGAGGAAGGCGAATATATTCACCAATGGGTGGTAGTTTCTGAAATGGAAATTGATGAAAATGCTTTTGCCGAGAAATTAGATGATTCGCTCAAAGAGGCGAATAAAAATTATGGAGTAGCCCGCAGCAAGGCCTTGAAAGGAATTAGAGTAAAAGGAATAGGCAAGGAAACTTATCACAATTTTTTGGCAAAGGGCAAGAAAAAAGGAGGGCAAGTGAAGACACCTAAGGTGATGAATGAAGAGAGGATGAAGGGGTTTTTGGAGTTTATTCAGACAGCATAG
- a CDS encoding sensor histidine kinase, with amino-acid sequence MTKKQILSKPNRWELIFQILLLVMTFVFYASERSKGQVSIQIDEPKVMFFLNYALAAYVINYWLLPKFLYLKKYLLFTLLVAALIGVVIFIEEGIIEQIYYPETRGSRFPGFAFTLLTVMPIITILTGFKFAWDALTKQRQVEQLQSAVKESELQYLKSQINPHFLFNNLNNLYSYALESSPKTPDIILELSGLLRYMLYECKAKFVPLQKEVEQLGNFVNLSRLQLEERGEVEFSANLKADGFQVAPLILSVFVENAFKHSLSSVSDDIKIKIALEVDENGKLIFTCVNSFSEESNTEDLSKGIGLENVRKRLNILYPDAYQLDINTDGELYTVKLIMDLKRPV; translated from the coding sequence ATGACGAAAAAGCAAATTTTATCAAAACCTAACCGGTGGGAGCTGATTTTCCAGATTCTGCTGCTTGTGATGACGTTTGTTTTTTACGCTTCAGAGCGCAGCAAAGGGCAGGTGTCAATTCAAATTGATGAGCCAAAAGTGATGTTCTTTTTGAATTATGCATTGGCGGCATATGTTATTAATTATTGGCTCTTGCCTAAATTTCTATACCTAAAAAAATATTTGCTTTTTACTCTTTTGGTGGCTGCATTGATCGGTGTGGTTATCTTTATTGAAGAAGGAATTATAGAACAGATATATTACCCTGAAACTAGGGGTAGTCGCTTTCCGGGCTTTGCATTTACATTACTTACGGTAATGCCAATTATCACAATTTTAACGGGTTTTAAGTTTGCCTGGGATGCCCTTACAAAACAGCGACAAGTGGAGCAGCTTCAAAGTGCTGTAAAGGAAAGTGAGCTTCAGTATTTGAAGTCGCAAATTAACCCACACTTTCTGTTTAACAACCTGAACAATCTTTACTCTTACGCACTGGAAAGCTCACCCAAAACACCTGATATCATTCTGGAGCTTTCGGGCTTGCTGCGATACATGCTTTACGAATGCAAGGCGAAGTTTGTTCCTCTACAAAAGGAAGTAGAGCAGCTTGGAAATTTTGTAAACCTAAGCAGGCTTCAACTAGAGGAGCGAGGGGAGGTAGAGTTCAGCGCGAATCTTAAAGCTGATGGATTTCAGGTAGCACCGCTTATTCTTTCGGTGTTTGTTGAAAATGCTTTTAAACACAGCCTTTCCAGTGTAAGTGATGATATCAAAATAAAAATTGCTCTTGAGGTTGATGAAAATGGGAAGTTGATTTTTACATGCGTAAACAGCTTTTCAGAGGAATCCAATACAGAAGACCTTTCAAAGGGCATTGGACTCGAAAACGTAAGGAAACGTTTGAATATTTTGTATCCTGATGCATATCAATTGGATATAAACACTGACGGAGAATTGTATACCGTGAAGTTGATTATGGATTTAAAAAGACCGGTTTAG
- a CDS encoding WG repeat-containing protein: protein MKIFIYILISSMLMSCSSKHLAVVKQNGKFGAINKKGAFIIEPKWDYILLDDKGKPALVEKSGLYGYINRKGEILINPKYNDGDLFSEGLALVSNFEDKYGYINIDGDTIIDFQFEENAWGDFSNGLADVVLNEKSGYIDKSGQFVISPQFEICYPFRSDIAMVMDTTHNFKLIDKAGNLFEYNDENIGDRKILPPKESYPGAFKTENGCGRLNDKGDTIIPPNYLSTGNLSNGMHIVQAKNKKWGAYDEKGNLVIEPQFDGLWHFYEGVANFSLNEKYGFVNKKGKIVIEPQFDYASQFNNGLAYVELNGKVGFIDKKGQVVIPLIYEPNRGTRFE, encoded by the coding sequence ATGAAAATCTTTATCTACATATTAATTTCATCAATGCTTATGTCTTGTAGCTCCAAACATCTTGCTGTTGTAAAGCAAAATGGAAAGTTCGGAGCGATAAACAAGAAAGGTGCTTTTATTATTGAACCTAAGTGGGATTATATCCTCCTTGACGATAAGGGAAAACCTGCTCTTGTTGAAAAAAGTGGTTTATACGGATACATTAACCGAAAAGGAGAAATCCTAATCAATCCAAAATACAATGATGGCGATTTATTTAGTGAAGGATTAGCCCTTGTTTCAAACTTTGAAGATAAATATGGTTACATCAATATTGATGGAGATACAATAATTGACTTTCAATTTGAAGAAAATGCTTGGGGAGATTTCTCAAACGGACTTGCTGATGTTGTACTCAACGAAAAAAGTGGATACATAGACAAGTCAGGTCAATTTGTAATCTCTCCACAATTCGAAATTTGCTACCCATTCAGGTCAGACATTGCTATGGTTATGGATACAACGCATAATTTTAAACTGATCGATAAGGCAGGGAACCTATTTGAATATAACGATGAAAATATTGGGGACCGTAAAATTCTTCCACCAAAAGAAAGCTATCCAGGAGCTTTTAAGACAGAAAACGGATGTGGCAGATTAAATGACAAAGGCGACACCATAATCCCACCGAATTATTTGAGCACAGGGAACTTGTCCAACGGAATGCACATTGTCCAAGCAAAAAATAAAAAGTGGGGAGCATATGATGAAAAAGGCAACTTGGTAATCGAACCACAATTTGACGGCTTATGGCACTTTTATGAAGGTGTTGCAAACTTTAGCTTGAATGAAAAATATGGATTTGTAAACAAGAAGGGTAAAATAGTGATTGAACCGCAGTTCGATTATGCAAGTCAGTTTAATAATGGGTTAGCATATGTAGAACTAAACGGGAAAGTAGGTTTTATAGACAAAAAAGGCCAAGTTGTTATTCCACTAATTTATGAACCTAATAGAGGGACAAGATTTGAATAA
- a CDS encoding tetratricopeptide repeat protein, translating to MGKYLLLVLLICGTVAGFGQNARGLYKEAVLREKSSPEEAYLSATKALKLAELEEDQLLEAEVLQLLGKIFYDQGAFMQAMEYYHESDAIYMESHDEDRHAQNQLELAKVYYYLKQPDKSFDLITKAQSFYERTGANKWLAEVYGQLGHMYEKAEKYDTAWFYENKALKLHQQFGDSAGVARVYENLGSILEDKEDYAQARHWFSKAASFNSALKNEVALVGNLNNIGDSYRKMGVLDSAYFFTHRALEISQSLELRYQESSALRDLSKVFLDSGESKIAYQYLDKSSQLYEELYSQEAGKQVALLQTLYDLERKNAEIIELENQQRIEGIKRIGMMAGGLSLLLIGGIVVSRQRLKIRKNQQLMDQEKALHKAALENSELQAEQLKMELEHKQLQEKHLELELELGQKALASRMLQLIEKNKLLEALREDIYEIESEVPAATQKKVKYIANQINYSFNHDKSWEDFRKSFEQVHSGFFDKLKKGSAELTSNDLRICALMRINLGSKDIASLLGISTDSLRVARYRLRKKLNIDQGDNLRKFILSI from the coding sequence GTGGGTAAATATTTACTTCTTGTTCTATTAATATGTGGAACTGTGGCTGGCTTCGGCCAAAATGCTCGTGGTTTATATAAAGAAGCTGTTCTTCGAGAAAAATCATCGCCCGAAGAGGCATACCTGAGTGCTACCAAAGCTTTAAAGCTTGCCGAGCTTGAAGAAGATCAATTGCTGGAGGCAGAAGTTTTGCAGCTACTGGGGAAGATATTTTACGATCAAGGGGCCTTTATGCAGGCCATGGAATATTACCATGAGTCGGATGCTATTTATATGGAAAGTCATGATGAAGACCGACATGCCCAAAATCAGTTGGAGCTCGCCAAGGTGTATTACTACCTAAAACAGCCCGACAAATCTTTCGATCTTATTACAAAAGCGCAGAGCTTTTATGAGCGCACAGGTGCCAATAAATGGTTAGCCGAAGTGTATGGCCAGCTGGGGCACATGTATGAAAAAGCTGAGAAATACGATACGGCCTGGTTTTATGAAAATAAAGCGCTGAAGCTTCATCAGCAGTTTGGAGATTCGGCAGGGGTAGCCCGGGTATATGAGAATCTTGGAAGTATTTTGGAGGATAAGGAAGACTATGCTCAAGCCAGACATTGGTTTAGCAAAGCAGCAAGCTTCAATAGTGCCTTAAAGAACGAAGTGGCTCTTGTGGGAAACCTAAATAATATTGGCGATAGCTACCGAAAGATGGGTGTTTTGGATAGCGCCTATTTCTTTACCCACCGTGCTTTGGAGATTTCTCAAAGTCTGGAGCTTCGTTATCAGGAAAGTTCTGCTTTGCGCGATTTGAGCAAAGTGTTTTTGGACAGTGGCGAGAGCAAGATTGCCTATCAATATTTGGATAAAAGCAGCCAGCTTTATGAAGAGCTGTATTCGCAGGAAGCGGGAAAACAAGTGGCGCTGTTGCAAACGCTTTATGATCTGGAGCGAAAAAATGCAGAGATAATCGAACTGGAAAACCAGCAGCGTATTGAAGGAATCAAGCGCATCGGCATGATGGCTGGCGGGCTTTCATTGCTGCTTATTGGCGGAATTGTGGTGAGCAGGCAAAGGCTAAAAATCCGAAAGAATCAGCAACTGATGGATCAGGAGAAAGCACTGCACAAAGCAGCATTGGAAAACTCTGAATTGCAGGCGGAGCAGCTAAAGATGGAGCTTGAGCATAAGCAACTACAGGAAAAACATTTAGAGCTGGAATTGGAACTGGGTCAAAAAGCATTGGCTTCAAGGATGCTTCAATTGATTGAAAAGAACAAGTTGCTGGAAGCTTTACGAGAGGATATTTACGAAATAGAAAGTGAAGTGCCAGCTGCTACGCAGAAGAAGGTAAAGTACATCGCCAACCAAATTAACTACAGTTTTAACCACGATAAGTCTTGGGAAGATTTTAGAAAAAGCTTCGAGCAGGTTCACTCGGGCTTTTTTGATAAACTAAAAAAAGGGAGTGCTGAGCTCACCTCAAATGACCTTCGAATTTGTGCCTTGATGAGAATCAATTTAGGATCAAAAGACATCGCAAGCCTTTTGGGGATTTCCACAGACAGTTTACGGGTGGCTCGTTATCGTTTACGCAAGAAACTTAACATTGACCAGGGTGATAATCTCCGGAAATTCATTCTAAGTATTTGA
- a CDS encoding formylglycine-generating enzyme family protein, translating to MHSQELKTIHNDLMLPIPAGQITLNDDRLKQKWTVDIEHFLMAKHPATQELYFAVTGKSPSTFKGNNKPVETVSWKDAALFCNTLSEMLNLETYYIIHSGEEISFNTKANGYRLPTEAEWEYACKAGSTDVRYGEIDQIAWYKKNSNQSTHGVGQKEPNAWGLYDMLGNVWEWCSDIYDETVYGSYRIFRGGGWCDEERGCMATNRRRSHPTSFKIDDLGFRLARNMK from the coding sequence ATGCATTCCCAAGAACTAAAAACTATTCACAATGATCTCATGCTCCCGATTCCCGCAGGTCAAATCACCTTAAATGATGATCGACTAAAGCAAAAATGGACGGTAGACATCGAGCATTTTTTGATGGCTAAGCACCCCGCCACACAAGAGCTATACTTTGCTGTTACCGGGAAATCACCAAGTACTTTTAAGGGGAACAACAAACCTGTAGAAACGGTTTCGTGGAAAGATGCAGCCTTGTTTTGCAATACCCTTTCTGAAATGCTGAACCTAGAAACTTACTACATTATTCACAGCGGGGAAGAAATAAGTTTTAACACCAAGGCCAATGGCTACCGACTTCCTACCGAAGCTGAGTGGGAATATGCCTGCAAAGCCGGAAGCACCGATGTCCGTTATGGTGAAATAGATCAAATCGCATGGTATAAAAAGAACTCCAATCAAAGCACTCATGGCGTTGGCCAAAAAGAACCTAATGCTTGGGGACTTTACGACATGCTGGGCAATGTGTGGGAGTGGTGTTCTGACATTTATGACGAAACGGTTTACGGCTCCTATCGAATTTTTAGAGGTGGCGGTTGGTGCGATGAAGAACGCGGTTGCATGGCTACCAATCGAAGAAGAAGCCATCCAACATCCTTCAAAATCGATGATCTCGGTTTTCGCTTAGCGCGAAATATGAAATAA